A single region of the Jaculus jaculus isolate mJacJac1 chromosome 15, mJacJac1.mat.Y.cur, whole genome shotgun sequence genome encodes:
- the Impact gene encoding protein IMPACT, whose translation MAEGDAGSDQRQNEEIEAMAAIYGEEWCVIDDCAKIFCIRISDDIDDPKWTLCLQVMLPSEYPGTAPPIYQLNAPWLKGQERAELSNSLEEIYIQNIGESILYLWVEKIRDVLIQKSQMKEPGPDLQKKTEEENVDVEEDLIVTSQSENSAKALDLNVVENQPEIEELPPIDHGVPITDRRSTFQAHLAPVVCPKQVKMVLAKLYETKKIASATHNIYAYRIYCEDKHTFLQDCEDDGETAAGGRLLHLMEILNVRNVMVVVSRWYGGILLGPDRFKHINNCARNILVEKSYTSSPEESSKSLGKNKKVKKDKKRNDH comes from the exons ATGGCCGAGGGGGACGCAGGGAGTGACCAGAGGCAG AATGAGGAAATTGAAGCAATGGCAGCCATTTATGGCGAGGAGTGGTGTGTCATTGATGACTGTGCCAAAATATTTTGCATTAGAATTAGCGACGATATAGATGACCCCAAGTGGACACTATGCttgcag GTGATGCTACCGAGTGAATACCCAGGTACAGCTCCACCAATTTATCAATTGAA TGCTCCATGGCTGAAAGGTCAAGAACGTGCAGAATTATCCAACAGTCTTGAGGAAATATATAT ACAGAATATTGGTGAAAGCATTCTTTACCTATGGGTGGAGAAAATAAGAGATGTTCTGATACAAAAATCTCAGATGAAAGAACCag GCCCAGATTtgcaaaagaaaactgaagaggaAAATGTTGACGTTGAAGAAGATCTCATTGTAACAAGTCAGTCAGAAAATTCAGCTAAGGCATTGGATTTGAATGTTGTTGAAAATCAGCCAG AAATAGAAGAATTACCTCCAATTGATCACGGCGTTCCTATTACAGACCGAAGAAGCACTTTTCAGGCACACTTGGCACCAGTAGTTTGTCCTAAGCAG GTGAAAATGGTCCTTGCCAAATTATATGAGACTAAGAAAATAGCCAGTGCCACCCATAACATCTACGCCTATAG AATATATTGTGAGGATAAACACACCTTCTTGCAGGACTGTGAGGATGATGGGGAAACAGCAGCTGGTGGGCGTCTTCTCCATCTCATGGAG ATTCTGAATGTGCGGAATGTCATGGTGGTAGTGTCACGCTGGTACGGAGGGATTCTGCTAGGACCAGATCGCTTTAAACATATCAACAACTGTGCCAGAAATATACTTGTGGAGAAGAGTTACACAAGTTCACCT GAAGAATCATCTAAGAGTTTGGGaaagaacaaaaaagtaaaaaaagacaagaagaggAATGACCATTAA